A genomic region of Papaver somniferum cultivar HN1 chromosome 7, ASM357369v1, whole genome shotgun sequence contains the following coding sequences:
- the LOC113293353 gene encoding uncharacterized protein LOC113293353, producing the protein MASKTGSCFVVGSLFLMLIVLSTFSDTASAQKFGKTCRENGGIVERASKLVKGASATKAEACDECRTLCREKCTEGRFLLEQMFCIRAPCPQPNPLLKNGVCKVISFGIRRIVSCRCCCVDHFIPN; encoded by the exons ATGGCTTCAAAAACTGGTTCTTGTTTCGTGGTTGGTTCTCTTTTTCTCATGCTCATCGTTCTTTCTACTTTTTCCG ATACGGCATCAGCACAAAAATTTGGTAAAACTTGCCGAGAAAATGGCGGAATTGTTGAGCGTGCCAGCAAACTTGTTAAGGGTGCCAGTGCCACCAAAGCTGAAGCTTGCGATGAATGTAGAACTCTATGCAGGGAGAAATGTACCGAGGGAAGGTTTCTGTTGGAACAAATGTTTTGCATTAGAGCTCCATGTCCACAGCCAAATCCTCTACTAAAAAATGGCGTATGTAAGGTTATAAGTTTCGGAATAAGGAGAATCGTCTCATGCCGTTGCTGTTGCGTGGACCATTTCATACCCAACTAA